Genomic segment of Candidatus Manganitrophaceae bacterium:
ATTAAAGTGTCAATAATCCACAGGGCCAGATCCAGAGGAGAAAATCGAGGGTGACACGGGCACGTCAAAAGAGATACTATCCGACTATATTTTGAGGCCAGGCTCGGATTTTTGGGCATGCGACTATGCAATGATAAAACTGGGCAGAGGTGAATAAGATGCTTAAAGCCATTATTTTTGATTGTGACGGGATCATTGCCGACAGTGAACCGCACCATTTAAGGGCATTTCAGACCACCCTGGAAGAGGAGGGGATTTCTCTGACTCGGGAAGAATATTATCATGAATACTTGGCCATGGATGACAAAGGTTTTTTTACAACGATTCTTTCCGTCTACAAGCGAACTGTCGATAATAAGATCCTTAAAAAACTGATCATCCGGAAGATGGCCCTTTACCGGATCTTGTCGGGGAAGGATCTTTACCTCTATCCGGGAGTGGTTGAATTTGTGAGAAAGGCAGAAGGGCGCTACCGTTTGGCGATTGCCTCCGGTGCCTTTCGCGGGGAAATCAAGGCGATTCTTGACAAGGGGGGGATGCGTGCGGCTTTCCCGGTGATTGTCAGCGCCCAGGACGTTAGAAATGGAAAGCCTCATCCTGAGGCATTTTTGACCGCATTGGCGAAACTCAATGCGCTTCCCCGGCAGAAGCAGTCGATCCCTCCGGAAGCCTGTGTTGTTATTGAAGATTCCCTGCACGGTCTCGAAGGGGTTCGTCTTGCAGGAATGCGCTCTCTTGCCGTCACAAATACATATCCTAAAGAAGTCCTTCGGGCCAAGGCCGATCGGGTGGTAAAGAGTTTGATGGATGTGGACCCGAAGGATCTAGAGGATCTTTGCAGGAAGTAGTGGCCATATTCTTGCGAATCCGTTCCTATTGGTGTAGTATCCCTCGACTATCAATTAAGGAGGTATGATGATGCATCTGTCTTTTATGGTGATGTTTTTTGCGGTTATTTTGATGACGACTGTCCCCAATATGGATGCCTCCGGGGAAGAGCTTCCTCCTGGTCTTTATGCCGTGATGGAAACCAACCTGGGCGACATTACGATTGAGCTTTTTCCAAAGGAAGCCCCTAAAACAGTCGAGAATTTTATCGGACTCGCAGAGGGGACGAAGGAGTGGACCGATCCGAAAACCAGGAAAAAAGTGAAAAAGCCGCTTTACGATAACATCATCTTTCACCGGGTGATCCCTGGTTTTATGATACAGGGCGGTGATCCGATGGAAAACGGGATGGGCGGTCCCGGTTACCAGTTTGGGGATGAGTTTACCTCGAAATTAAAGTTTGACCGGCCGGGCCGTCTTGCCATGGCAAATTCCGGCCCCAATACCAATGGCAGCCAGTTTTTCATTACAGAGGGAGCGACACCCCACCTGAATAACAAACACACCATCTTCGGCCAGGTTTTCAAAGGGCAAGATGTCGTTCGCAAGATTGCCAGGGCTCCAAAAGACCGCCGTGACAGACCCAATAACGATGTTACCCTCAAGAAGGTCCGGATCGTTCGATCAAAATAGGGGATGCTGAATAATGACCCCCTTTCAACGATGACCCCAGAAAGAGCGGTGTTCAGATGGAGAAATGGCTGGTACTTGCTGGTGTCTTTACGGCATTGTCACTGACGTCCTGTAGTAGTGATTCAAGCCGCTCGCCTTCGACGATGCAGGTAAGGAAGGCCCCCGCTGAGTTTGCAAAGGGAGAGACCTTTTTTAATGAGTCTTGTGCTGGATGCCATGGAAAAGGTGCCATCGGGACAGATCGGGGGCCGACCTTCCTTTCCAAGATTTACGCACCGAACCACCATGGAGACGCCGCCTTCCTCCTGGCGCCGCAGAGGGGCGTCCGGGCCCACCATTGGAAATTCGGGAACATGCCCAAGATCAGCGGCCTTGAAACCGAAGAGATCAAAGCGATCATTCCTTATATTCGTTGGTTGCAAAAGGAAGCGGGAATTTTTTGAGAGGGCTGTGCTCTGTCGTTACAAATCTGGAATGAATTTTGTTAGTTCCTTCCAGGTGTTCTCAACACCCATGTGATGTATTCCGTGCCACCCGCAGGCGATGGCACCCGCGATGTTTGTCTCAAGATCATCAATAAAAAGAGTTGTTTCTGGTCTTAAATTAAAGCGTTTTTCCGCCTCTCGGAATATCTTCTCCTCCGGTTTTACCGCGCCCACTTCAAAAGAGGCGAGCGCCCCATCACTGATTTTGTCAAGCCGACATTCCGTCAGGAGATAATCCCAGTGGAGGGCGCTGGTATTGCTGAGCAGATAGACGCCGAACCTGTTCCTGAGCGCCAAGGCAAGCGCCTGCATCTTGCAAATCGGTTTGAATATATAAACCCATTTTTCGGTGAGCCGGTCACGGTCGAGAGGAGACTTGAGCAGGTCGTTGATGTTGTCAATAAACGACTCACCAGAGAGATGGCCATACTCATACGAAAGAAGGTCTGTTTTTTCCACGAAGTCTTTTATTCCCTTTACCTCGGCCCCATTGTCTCGTAAGAAGGCAAAGAGATCCTGATAGGAGAAGTCGACGAGGACCCTTCCAACGTCAAAGACAATGTCGGTTATTCTTGTCATGGCGCACAGGTCTCCTGCCGCTCTCAAGGATTATTCTGAGGTTGAAAGGCTGGCGATTTCTTTGTCGATCCAGAAAATACCTTGTTTGTCATCTCCTATCAGATCAATCTTTTCAAGGATCATTCGAAACAGATGGTCTTCTTCATGCTGCTCTGCGACAAAGGTTTGCAAGAAGGTGAACGTCGAATAGTCTTTTTCCTGAAGGAAGAGGTCCACCATGCTTGTGA
This window contains:
- a CDS encoding peptidylprolyl isomerase, with amino-acid sequence MVMFFAVILMTTVPNMDASGEELPPGLYAVMETNLGDITIELFPKEAPKTVENFIGLAEGTKEWTDPKTRKKVKKPLYDNIIFHRVIPGFMIQGGDPMENGMGGPGYQFGDEFTSKLKFDRPGRLAMANSGPNTNGSQFFITEGATPHLNNKHTIFGQVFKGQDVVRKIARAPKDRRDRPNNDVTLKKVRIVRSK
- a CDS encoding HAD family phosphatase, with protein sequence MTRITDIVFDVGRVLVDFSYQDLFAFLRDNGAEVKGIKDFVEKTDLLSYEYGHLSGESFIDNINDLLKSPLDRDRLTEKWVYIFKPICKMQALALALRNRFGVYLLSNTSALHWDYLLTECRLDKISDGALASFEVGAVKPEEKIFREAEKRFNLRPETTLFIDDLETNIAGAIACGWHGIHHMGVENTWKELTKFIPDL
- a CDS encoding cytochrome c, with amino-acid sequence MEKWLVLAGVFTALSLTSCSSDSSRSPSTMQVRKAPAEFAKGETFFNESCAGCHGKGAIGTDRGPTFLSKIYAPNHHGDAAFLLAPQRGVRAHHWKFGNMPKISGLETEEIKAIIPYIRWLQKEAGIF
- a CDS encoding HAD family phosphatase — protein: MNKMLKAIIFDCDGIIADSEPHHLRAFQTTLEEEGISLTREEYYHEYLAMDDKGFFTTILSVYKRTVDNKILKKLIIRKMALYRILSGKDLYLYPGVVEFVRKAEGRYRLAIASGAFRGEIKAILDKGGMRAAFPVIVSAQDVRNGKPHPEAFLTALAKLNALPRQKQSIPPEACVVIEDSLHGLEGVRLAGMRSLAVTNTYPKEVLRAKADRVVKSLMDVDPKDLEDLCRK